In a genomic window of Chthoniobacterales bacterium:
- the coaD gene encoding pantetheine-phosphate adenylyltransferase has protein sequence MPAMVRAIYPGSFDPVTLGHIDVIQRALKLFDEVIVAAAPSEGKKPLFNIEERLELIRSSLPGEPRLKVQKLDGLLVDFVRAEHAQVVVRGLRAVSDFEFEFQMALMNRRLAPAVETIFLMPKEDYSYISSRIVKEVARLGGDVSGVVSPSVQAALGEKFSRQGGAS, from the coding sequence ATGCCCGCCATGGTCCGCGCGATTTATCCCGGCAGCTTCGATCCCGTTACCCTCGGCCATATCGACGTGATCCAGAGGGCCTTGAAGCTCTTTGACGAGGTCATCGTCGCGGCCGCACCCAGCGAGGGAAAGAAACCGCTGTTCAATATCGAAGAACGACTCGAGCTGATCCGCTCATCCCTCCCCGGCGAACCGCGCCTCAAGGTCCAGAAACTTGACGGCCTGCTCGTGGATTTTGTCCGGGCCGAACACGCCCAAGTCGTGGTCCGCGGATTGCGTGCGGTGTCCGACTTCGAGTTCGAATTCCAGATGGCCCTGATGAACCGGCGCCTTGCTCCGGCTGTGGAAACCATCTTTCTCATGCCCAAGGAGGACTACAGCTACATCAGCAGCCGCATCGTCAAGGAAGTGGCGCGCCTCGGCGGCGACGTGTCCGGTGTGGTGTCGCCGTCAGTGCAGGCTGCGCTCGGGGAAAAGTTCTCACGGCAAGGCGGGGCGTCATGA